TCATCCCGCCGATGCATCGCGAGGAAGCCATCGCCATGATGGAAGACCCGATGGAACACAAGGCCAGCGCGGGCTTCGGCTTCGTGCAGGGCCCGCAGAGAGGATTGTGATGGTCGCTCCCAACATCTACGAAGCGCTCGCCGCGGTGCTGAGCTATCCGGGCGATGACTACCGCACGCGCGTGGTGGAAGCCGTGCTGGCGGCGCCGGATGACATCGCCCCCGGGCTGCAGGGATTTGGCGCCGCCCTGGAAGGGAAGAGCACGCTCGAACTCCAGGAGCTCTACACCGTCACCTTCGACCTCAACCCGGTGTGCTCGCTCGAGCTGGGCTGGCATCTGTTCGGCGAGAACTACGACCGCGGGCTGCTGCTGGTGCGGATGCGCGCGCTGCTGCGGCAGCACGGCATCGCCGAGAGCGGCGAGCTTCCCGACCACCTCAGCCACG
The window above is part of the Terriglobales bacterium genome. Proteins encoded here:
- a CDS encoding molecular chaperone TorD family protein, whose protein sequence is MVAPNIYEALAAVLSYPGDDYRTRVVEAVLAAPDDIAPGLQGFGAALEGKSTLELQELYTVTFDLNPVCSLELGWHLFGENYDRGLLLVRMRALLRQHGIAESGELPDHLSHALQLLARMDEAARRDFAVAIVLPALGKMLDAFRDKQNPYEQVLVALKNQLRSLCPGIPIFIPQQEPVLRVLD